The window ATGAGCAGGGCAAAGAACACAAAGCCGGTTACCAGCGGGTTGAGGTTAACGGCCTGAACAATTAGGGCGGCGCCAATCAGGGAAGAGACAATGATCAGGGCCATGTCAAACAACAGGAGCACCAGCACGGCCACAATAACGCCCCCCACAAAAAAGAGCACCCAGAACCATTGATTCCAGGCCAGGCCCAGCAGGTTGATCAACCACATCACCAGATAACCGCCCAGAATGAAACCGCCTACCCCCACGGCTATCTTTTGGGCCAAAACCGCCAGCAGCGCGCCAAGGCCCCCCACCACCAGGCCAATGATTAAGGCCAGCCAGTCGGGTTGCCCACCGGCAAATTGCATGCCCAGGCCCAGGCCCAGCACAAAGCCCAATACCGCAATGGCCAGCCAAAAAAGCTTGCGCCCCAGAATGAGCACCACTACGCCAAGCACAATGGTAAGAATTTGCGTGCCTAAATTGCTTGCTAAAAAGTCGTTCACCATTTTGTCACCTCCAGTTTAAGTGCTTCAATTTTACCTTACCCAACCTGGAGCAGCAAGCCGCAACGGGCCGCTGCGGTTAGACGAATTGTCAATAATAAATTCGTAGCGTACAATGCCAAAATTATCAAACCACCGGAGATTTTGCCCTTGTTTTTTTATTACTTGCGCGGCGCGGCCCTTGGCCTGTCGGCTATGGCTACCCCCGGCCCGTTTCAAGCATTTTTACTATCCCAAACGCTCAAAAATGGTTGGCGACGAACCTTGCCGGCCGCTTTGGCCCCCCTGCTCAGCGACGGCCCCATTATTGCCCTGGTTTTGTTAGTGCTAACTCAAACCCCGTCTTGGTTGTTGAATGTTTTACAAATTTTGGGCGGACTTTTTATTTTATACCTGGCCCGGGGCGCGTTTTTGGCCGCCAAAGCGGCCGGTTTGGCCCTGCCGGTGGTTGAAGAAGCAGCCCGGCAAAACTTTTTAAAGGCTGTTTTGATGAACACCCTCAGCCCCGGCCCCTACCTTTTTTGGGGAATTATTGCCGGCCCCATTGTCATTGCGGGCTGGCGACAATCACCGGCGTTGGGGCTTGGTTTTGGGCTGGGCTTTTACACCACCCTTATTGGCGGGTTTGCCACCTTTATTATTTTATTTGGCACGGCCAGCCGGTTTGGCCCCAAAGTTAGCCAAATTTTAAGCGGTATCGCGGCGACGGCGCTGCTGGGCTTTGGGCTGTACCAACTGTGGCAGGGGATTACGGCTTTAGTGGCTGGTTAACGTTTGCTTGCGTCATAGCCATTTTTTCTCCCGGTCGTTTATAAAACCTCCTCTGCGCCTACCGGCAAGACAACCAAGCCATTGAGCATTTTGGGATAAAAATCGGTGGATTTTTGCGGCATCCGTTCGCCGGCGGCGGTGCAAACCCGGACCTGCTCGATGCGGGTGGGGTTCATGAGCAGCAGGTAATCGGCCTGACCCTCTTCTATCGCGGCAAAGCCCCGGTCCGCATTACGGATAAACTCAACTTTTTCCTTCATGGCTACCGCCTGTTTATCAATTCCCAATACGCGCTCAATGAACAATTCGTGAGCTACGGCTACATCAAGCGACCGCCATTCAGGGCTATGGTCCGGCAGCAGCTCTGCGGTCACGTTGGGGTGGCGCAGGCTGAGCAGCGCATAAGCGCCATTGTAAAGGCCAAAACCCGGTTGGGAATTGCGCCTGGCTGCGGCCAGGGCTGTTTCCAGGGCGGCCCGGTTGGGTAGGGCCGTTATCTCAAAGTAGGTTTTGGCCCGTTCCAGAATTTCCTCCGTCCGCAACGGGCTGCCGGCGCGGATAAGCCGGTGGGTGGGCAGAATCACCAGGCCAGGGTCGTCCATACTCACCAGCGTGACCAGGCGGTAATTAAAACCGGCGTTAGGCGGCGCATCAGGGTGCCTGGCCCGCATTTTAACTCGGTATTCAACGGCTGTTTGGTAACGATGATGGCCGTCGGCGATGATGAGGTTTGGTTTGGCCGCCAATGTTTCCATTACGGCCGCAATTACGGCCGGGGAGGTTATAACCCCAAGCTGCTGGACAACTTCGTGTTCAAAGAGTTCCCGAAATTCAACCAGGGGGCTTTGGGTCAGGGCCTGGTCTAACAACTCATTGACGCCTCCGCCCGGATAGAGCATAAAAACACTGCCAAAGTTGGCTTCGGTTGCCTGCAACAGGCTAATGCGGTCGGCCATTGACTTGGGTAGGGTTTGTTCGTGGGGCAAAACAACGCCTGCCACATAAGGGGATAACTCCAGGGCTGCCAGCAAACCCTGGCGCGTTCTCACGCTGCCGTCCGGCAGGGTGAATGTTTGGCGGGTGACATACAGGGCAGGGACTTTTTCCCTGACGAGGATGCCTTCGCGTAGCCAGAGTTGATATATTTCTCTGGCCCGGGTGTAAATATTATCTGTTTCATTATCGGCCGGGTGCGCCCTACCCTTGACTATGCGGACGATATTGTGCGGACTCAAACGATAATATTCAGCCTGCAAGTCCGGCCGGATCCGGTCGTGGGGTTGGCTGACCACGCTGGAAAGGTCAGGGATTTTGTTGAGATTATATCGAAGTCCCCGGAAAGGTTTGATTTTGACCATGTTCCTCCTCATTTTTAGCGGGACAAATAGCCTCCTGAATCGGCCTCATTTTGCCTGAAATTGGCGCAGGTGGCAAACCGGCGGCGAGGGGATGAACAAATTCTTAGCCATGTAGGGGCAACCGGCCCGTCGCCCCTGCTACGGAATTGCCTAAAGCTTAGGACAGACCCATGAACAAATTGGGCGTTGACTTTAACAAACAGGTGCTATATTATTAATATAGCGGTTTCAGTCTGGGTCAATATCAACCAATACGTCCATACATATAAAAAGGGAGGTTATCATGTTACGTCAAAGGCGTAAACAAGCTTATCAAAGAAAGCTTGATGCTATTTTAAAACTGGCCGGACAGTGGTATTTGTATTTCCAATCAAAGCAGGAGTGGCCTGAATTATTGGCGATACTAAAAAATTTCTCGGATTTTGCCGGAGATTATGTTCGTCTGTTGGAAAATGCCCCATCCCCTATGGTCACGCCCCACTATGTTTTACATGCCGGCATTGAACGGCTATTGCACGAATGGAATATCCTGAGCCGCGCCTGCGAACAGCGGATTAGACCGGCCAATGGCGAAGGATTTTCGCCAAATTTAGCCCAGGCGCGTAATTTGTTGCAGGGTTATTGCCATCGTTGGCACAACGTGGAACGGGTGCATGCGCCTTATGTGCGGCTGGAAGCCCCGGTCGTTTACTTTGAAAAGTTGTATCGCATTTCTCGGTCTGTTTATGCGCCGCAAATCCCCCTAATCTCCATTCCTCTCACCGATTATGATCCTGATACCGGCCAATGGCAGGCGTTGGCGCACGAGTTGGGACATCATATTTACTGGAACGCTTTAGCGTGGCAAGAAACCGAAGCCGTTCACGAAGCAATGCAGCGGGTGGTAATAGACAACGCCTCATTAGAATTGGTCAGGCAGGAAAAAGGGTTGAGGCAAGTTCAAGTATTGCAGCAGTCAATGGAGCGAATGTATCTCTGGAACCGCTGGCTGGAAGAAGTTTTTGCCGATGTTTGCGGCGTTTTGTTCACCGGCCCGGCCTATGTTTTGTCGGCCCAAGATGTAGCCGCAGATTGCATTGAAAAGATTGACGACTTTGCGCAAGGGGATGAGGCGCACCCCAGTCTTTATTTGCGGCCTTTGATTGCCCTACAGGTTTTGCGCTTTATGGTAGAGCAAGAGCAAATGGACGCCACTTTGCAGCAGACATTAACCGGCAGAGGAGGCATTATCGAGAAGCTTGAGCGGCGTTGGTCAGATTTTTCTCAAAAAGCGGGCCAAAAGTATTATCCGGGAACGAACTTGTCCATGAGCGAATTGGCCGGGGATATACCGTTTGTGGTGCAGGCCCTCCTCAATAGTCAAATTTGGCCCCACGAGAAAACCCTGTGGACATTGATTGATTTCTACGGCCAGCAGGTCAGCAAAAGCGATATTGAAGCGCTTGAAGCGTATGCGCAATTATCCCCTCTGCCCGAAATACCTGACCAGATTTCAACCGAAGGTATCAGCGCCCCGCCTGAACTTGAAATACAGTCGGCATCTTTTAAGCAGATTTGGCAGCATTTGAAAGACAAAGTGAATAGCGCGGAGATTGAGGAGCAGCAAAAACCCCTGGCTCATTGGGGCTTGCTGCTTGGGTTAGAGTTGAGTATGGTTCACTTTCATACCCAGCCACACGGTTGCACGCGGCACTGGTACTATCCATGCAAACACGTGCATGATAGTTTAACCAACAAGCCGGTATCGTGTTAGGGAACCTAACGGCTTAACTCATCAAGAAAAATGGCCGCGTTGTGCAATGCTTCCTGGTCGGTGTGTAAACAAGCACGGTATTCCATTTTATTGAAGAAGCGCAGATAGTTTTCGATGGCGGCTTGCTTTTGCTGTTCTTGCTCGTACCAGATCGCGCGCAGGTAATATAATTTGGCCGGGGCATCATCAAATTGGGCGGCTTGCTCCAGGTCTTGTTTGATGGCTTTGAGGTCCATTTTTTCTGCGGCGCTGAAGCCCTGGAAAAAGTGGAAAGTAGCCCGGCAAATGTAGGGCAGGGCCGATTGGGTATTTAGGCTCAAGGCCATTTCACAATGTTTTTTGGCCGTATCCCATTTTCTGCCCTGTAAGAGCAGCCGGCTATTGTTGACATGGGCCAATAGAGCCAAATCGGTTTCACCCTGCGCTTCGGCCAATTTGATGGCTTGCTCAAAATGGTCACGTCCGGCCTGGGCAGTCCCTTCTGCTTCCAATAATTCTTTATTGAAACGGGCGATTCCCAAATTGTTGTAGATCACGCTCCAATCGGGTTTCAGGGTCAGGATGATTTCTTCATAGGCGTCAATGGCCGCTTCGTAACGCCCGGCAAAAAGCAGGCTGTTAGCCCAAACAAGGGCCGGCTCGGCGGTGGTTTTGATAGCCGGTAAGGCGCTGAATTGGTCAACGGCCTGGGCGTAATCGCCATGTTGATAACTAATTAAGGCCAGGCCCAGGTTGGCCAGGTCGGTGAACGGGCCGGTTATGCTCAAACGGGTGGGTTCGTAAATCTCGTCGGGTTTGCGGCTGGTGATGAGTTCGTAGGTCAGGGTTAATTCTGCGGGGTTTTGCTGGTTACAGGCGCCCCACACCACGATATCGGCTCCAGTTTGGGCGCGGGTGGCGGAACCGGTGGCGAAGACTTGGTTAAGAGGCAGCACTGCGGCCGTTTCGCCGGTCCACTGTTCAACTAATTGCGCCTGAAAGTCGGAAGGGCAATTTGGCAATTGGGCCACCACAATTTGCACCGGCACGGGCGATGTTTGACAAATTGGCCTGGGCGGTAATTCTTTACTTTGATCAAAAAAGGCGCCAATTCCCCAGACAATTATTCCCACACCAATGATTGCGCCAAAACCTAGGCCAATTTTCCTGGTGTGATTCTGAAATACTTTACGGATAGAACCATATCGTGTGGTTGGGGTAGCCGGTGAGCTATCTTTAATGTTTTTTAGCTCTGCTTCCAGCTTTTCGATTTCCGCTGTTGTATCTTCGATTTCTAAAAGAATATGAGGTTCGGTAGAGCTGCCTTTGTACGCTTGAATCTCTTGCAGTTTTTGCAAGTGCCGCCGATGCGTGATGATTAGTTTCTGAATGTCAGCCTGGCGCGACATAATTGGCTAAACGTTAGCCCCTCCTCTTTAAGAACTAACTCAGTATATCATACCTTTGTTTCCCCTGACAACCACCCAATATCCGCTATTTATTTGCCTTAAGAGGGGATGATCAGAATTTTCATCGACTCTCCGGCTAACGCAGCCAGGTTGATGGCCTGGCCAACGCCGGTCAAGTCAAAACGATGGGTAATCAGTTCTTCCACCTTAACCCGTCCCCCGTGGATTAATTTTAGCGCCTGCCGGGTTTCGATGTGGGTGCAGGAATAGGTGGAAACAAGCGTTATTTCGGAGAACAAAAGTTGGAACGGGCTGACGGCCAGATTTTCCCCCGGTGAAGAAGGGGCAAAAAGCAGCACGGTTGAGCCGCCGCCGGCCAGGCTCAGGGCTTGGGCCATGGCCTTAATACTGCCGGCGGTCACAATCACCACGTCGGCCAGGCGTCCTGCGTTCAGGTCCTTCAGCGCGGTCCCAATATCTTCTCGCGCCTCAAGAGCGTGGTCCGCGCCCAAGCGGCGAGCCATTTCCAGCCGGAAAGGGGCAAAATCGGTGACAATGACCTTGCCCGCGCCGTAAATATTGGCCAATTGCATATTCATCAGGCCGGTCACCCCGGCGCCAAGGATCAACACCGTATCCCCCGCCTGGATACCGGCCCGTTCGATGCCCCTGATGCAGGTGGCTAACGGTTCAATTTGCGTGCCTTGCTCAAACGACATCTCGGCAGGCAGTTTGAGCACGTCTCGCTCTACGTTCAAAGCCGGCACCCGGAAATACTCGGCAAAACCGCCGGGGTCAAGGTGTGTGGCCTTAAAAGTATCGCACAGGGTATAGTGCCCGCGCACGCAATGGTGGCAAATAAAGCAGGGCACATGATGATGCACAAAAACCCTGTCGCCCACCTTAAATTGCGTAACGCCTGCGCCTACTTTGGCCACTACTCCGGCGGGTTCGTGGCCCAAAACCTCGGGCGCTTTTTTTTGAACATACCACTCCATCAGGTCGCTGCCGCAAAGGCCGCAGGCTTTGGTTTGAATCAGAAGTTCGCCTGGCCCAATTTCCGGCATCGGCACGTCCTCTACCCGAATGTCTTGACGGGTGTAATATCTGGCAACTTTCATGAGGTTTTTCTCCAATTAAGTCCGTCCCCAAATTATTTTTTGGACACTCACTAAATATTTATCGCCACTTTGAGCGCGTTCCCGCTGGCCACCAATTGGAGCGCCTCCTCAAGCTGCGCCAAAGGCATCTCGTGGCTGATCATGGCCTCGGCCTCAATTTGACCGCCGGCAATGAGCGAGAGCGCCGCGCGAATATAGCGGGGGGTGTGATGGAAAACGCCAATGATCTTCAACTCGTCGTAGTGCAGGCGATGGGTATCAATTTTGATCTGAGTGCCCGACCGGCAGCCGCCAAAAAGATTGACCAGGCCGCCGGGCCGGGCCATGGCCA is drawn from Anaerolineae bacterium and contains these coding sequences:
- a CDS encoding DUF1015 domain-containing protein; the protein is MVKIKPFRGLRYNLNKIPDLSSVVSQPHDRIRPDLQAEYYRLSPHNIVRIVKGRAHPADNETDNIYTRAREIYQLWLREGILVREKVPALYVTRQTFTLPDGSVRTRQGLLAALELSPYVAGVVLPHEQTLPKSMADRISLLQATEANFGSVFMLYPGGGVNELLDQALTQSPLVEFRELFEHEVVQQLGVITSPAVIAAVMETLAAKPNLIIADGHHRYQTAVEYRVKMRARHPDAPPNAGFNYRLVTLVSMDDPGLVILPTHRLIRAGSPLRTEEILERAKTYFEITALPNRAALETALAAARRNSQPGFGLYNGAYALLSLRHPNVTAELLPDHSPEWRSLDVAVAHELFIERVLGIDKQAVAMKEKVEFIRNADRGFAAIEEGQADYLLLMNPTRIEQVRVCTAAGERMPQKSTDFYPKMLNGLVVLPVGAEEVL
- a CDS encoding tetratricopeptide repeat protein; the encoded protein is MSRQADIQKLIITHRRHLQKLQEIQAYKGSSTEPHILLEIEDTTAEIEKLEAELKNIKDSSPATPTTRYGSIRKVFQNHTRKIGLGFGAIIGVGIIVWGIGAFFDQSKELPPRPICQTSPVPVQIVVAQLPNCPSDFQAQLVEQWTGETAAVLPLNQVFATGSATRAQTGADIVVWGACNQQNPAELTLTYELITSRKPDEIYEPTRLSITGPFTDLANLGLALISYQHGDYAQAVDQFSALPAIKTTAEPALVWANSLLFAGRYEAAIDAYEEIILTLKPDWSVIYNNLGIARFNKELLEAEGTAQAGRDHFEQAIKLAEAQGETDLALLAHVNNSRLLLQGRKWDTAKKHCEMALSLNTQSALPYICRATFHFFQGFSAAEKMDLKAIKQDLEQAAQFDDAPAKLYYLRAIWYEQEQQKQAAIENYLRFFNKMEYRACLHTDQEALHNAAIFLDELSR
- a CDS encoding LysE family transporter; protein product: MFFYYLRGAALGLSAMATPGPFQAFLLSQTLKNGWRRTLPAALAPLLSDGPIIALVLLVLTQTPSWLLNVLQILGGLFILYLARGAFLAAKAAGLALPVVEEAARQNFLKAVLMNTLSPGPYLFWGIIAGPIVIAGWRQSPALGLGFGLGFYTTLIGGFATFIILFGTASRFGPKVSQILSGIAATALLGFGLYQLWQGITALVAG
- a CDS encoding DUF4203 domain-containing protein, yielding MVNDFLASNLGTQILTIVLGVVVLILGRKLFWLAIAVLGFVLGLGLGMQFAGGQPDWLALIIGLVVGGLGALLAVLAQKIAVGVGGFILGGYLVMWLINLLGLAWNQWFWVLFFVGGVIVAVLVLLLFDMALIIVSSLIGAALIVQAVNLNPLVTGFVFFALLIVGIAAQTKMLSPTRETD
- a CDS encoding zinc-dependent dehydrogenase — protein: MKVARYYTRQDIRVEDVPMPEIGPGELLIQTKACGLCGSDLMEWYVQKKAPEVLGHEPAGVVAKVGAGVTQFKVGDRVFVHHHVPCFICHHCVRGHYTLCDTFKATHLDPGGFAEYFRVPALNVERDVLKLPAEMSFEQGTQIEPLATCIRGIERAGIQAGDTVLILGAGVTGLMNMQLANIYGAGKVIVTDFAPFRLEMARRLGADHALEAREDIGTALKDLNAGRLADVVIVTAGSIKAMAQALSLAGGGSTVLLFAPSSPGENLAVSPFQLLFSEITLVSTYSCTHIETRQALKLIHGGRVKVEELITHRFDLTGVGQAINLAALAGESMKILIIPS